A section of the Carya illinoinensis cultivar Pawnee chromosome 12, C.illinoinensisPawnee_v1, whole genome shotgun sequence genome encodes:
- the LOC122289188 gene encoding transcription factor bHLH162-like isoform X2, giving the protein MKKNIGSTDDQASKLDRKTVERNRRIHMKGLCFKLASLIPTCQFKPSRLDQLDYAASYITQLRGKIEKLKRTKEQRAATSSSSGSSIMSTNMIDHNMMIGTRQLPIVDVRDLGPCIEVILISGLQKNFMLYEVINILQEEGADVVSACFYTAGDKVFHTIHAQVKISRVGIETSRVRQRLHELIY; this is encoded by the exons atgaagaagaatatTGGTAGTACAGATGATCAAGCATCGAAGCTTGATAGAAAGACGGTGGAGAGAAACAGAAGAATCCATATGAAAGGCTTATGCTTTAAGCTTGCTTCTCTTATTCCTACTTGTCAGTTCAAACCCTCCAGG CTAGATCAGCTCGACTATGCCGCCTCCTATATAACACAACTGAggggaaaaatagaaaaactaaaGCGTACGAAGGAGCAGCGAGCTGCTACATCGAGCAGTTCAGGTAGCAGCATCATGAGTACTAACATGATTGATCATAACATGATGATTGGAACAAGACAGCTTCCCATCGTGGACGTAAGAGATTTGGGTCCCTGTATAGAGGTGATTTTGATAAGTGGGTTGCAGAAAAACTTCATGCTTTATGAAGTTATCAACATTCTTCAGGAAGAAGGAGCTGATGTTGTCAGTGCGTGCTTTTACACTGCGGGTGATAAAGTTTTCCATACAATTCATGCTCag GTCAAAATTTCTAGAGTTGGGATTGAGACTTCAAGGGTACGACAAAGATTGCATGAGTTGATATACTGA
- the LOC122289188 gene encoding transcription factor bHLH162-like isoform X1, producing the protein MKKNIGSTDDQASKLDRKTVERNRRIHMKGLCFKLASLIPTCQFKPSREIVTQLDQLDYAASYITQLRGKIEKLKRTKEQRAATSSSSGSSIMSTNMIDHNMMIGTRQLPIVDVRDLGPCIEVILISGLQKNFMLYEVINILQEEGADVVSACFYTAGDKVFHTIHAQVKISRVGIETSRVRQRLHELIY; encoded by the exons atgaagaagaatatTGGTAGTACAGATGATCAAGCATCGAAGCTTGATAGAAAGACGGTGGAGAGAAACAGAAGAATCCATATGAAAGGCTTATGCTTTAAGCTTGCTTCTCTTATTCCTACTTGTCAGTTCAAACCCTCCAGG GAAATTGTTACACAGCTAGATCAGCTCGACTATGCCGCCTCCTATATAACACAACTGAggggaaaaatagaaaaactaaaGCGTACGAAGGAGCAGCGAGCTGCTACATCGAGCAGTTCAGGTAGCAGCATCATGAGTACTAACATGATTGATCATAACATGATGATTGGAACAAGACAGCTTCCCATCGTGGACGTAAGAGATTTGGGTCCCTGTATAGAGGTGATTTTGATAAGTGGGTTGCAGAAAAACTTCATGCTTTATGAAGTTATCAACATTCTTCAGGAAGAAGGAGCTGATGTTGTCAGTGCGTGCTTTTACACTGCGGGTGATAAAGTTTTCCATACAATTCATGCTCag GTCAAAATTTCTAGAGTTGGGATTGAGACTTCAAGGGTACGACAAAGATTGCATGAGTTGATATACTGA